The following proteins come from a genomic window of Solidesulfovibrio fructosivorans JJ]:
- the cobI gene encoding precorrin-2 C(20)-methyltransferase — protein sequence MSTLGTLYGLGVGPGDPELLTLKAARILGEVDTVFAASSSKNDYSIAQAIIAPHLPPQATVVRLPFPMTRDPAALDAAWEANTAAMGAVLAAGRDAAFITLGDPLLYSTFGYVLPRLTARLPELAVSIVPGITSFQAAAAKVGDVLVESGENLLIASGVDESGRLEKGLAAADNAVILKAYRNFPRLRDLLGRMGLTRATTFATRVGHDGEAIVRKLEEAPEKPHYLSLCLIKRTRV from the coding sequence GTGAGCACGCTCGGAACGCTTTACGGCCTCGGCGTCGGCCCGGGAGACCCGGAACTGCTGACTCTCAAGGCGGCCCGGATTCTCGGGGAGGTGGACACGGTCTTCGCCGCCTCGTCGAGCAAGAACGACTATTCCATCGCCCAGGCCATCATCGCGCCGCACCTGCCGCCGCAAGCGACCGTCGTGCGCCTGCCCTTTCCCATGACCCGGGACCCGGCCGCCCTCGACGCCGCCTGGGAGGCCAACACCGCCGCCATGGGCGCAGTGCTTGCCGCCGGGCGCGACGCGGCCTTTATTACCCTGGGCGATCCGCTGCTCTACAGCACCTTCGGCTACGTGCTGCCGCGCCTGACCGCGCGCCTGCCGGAGCTTGCGGTTAGCATCGTGCCGGGGATCACCTCGTTTCAGGCGGCGGCGGCCAAGGTCGGCGACGTGCTGGTCGAATCCGGCGAGAATCTGCTTATCGCCTCGGGCGTGGACGAGAGCGGCCGGTTGGAAAAGGGACTGGCAGCGGCGGACAACGCCGTCATCCTCAAGGCCTACCGCAATTTTCCCCGCCTGCGCGACCTGCTTGGCCGTATGGGCCTGACCCGGGCGACCACCTTCGCCACCCGCGTCGGCCACGACGGCGAGGCTATCGTGCGAAAGCTGGAAGAGGCACCGGAAAAGCCCCACTACCTGTCGCTTTGCCTCATCAAGCGCACTCGCGTTTGA
- a CDS encoding ABC transporter substrate-binding protein — protein sequence MALYGAYNEILAGMGLTNRIVARTEADDKPAAIAALPVIGTHMRPNLERVMAVKPDLVLQTAGRGEAEQAAANLAKLGVPVAVFSIHDFDSLFAAIDRIGVLTGAQKQAAELDASLKKRLAVVAANAFEGKKPKVFFEVRSGNLLAAGKGSMVDAVIRAAGGENAVSLDKKLVRLTDEELLRLAPDVCLTQRGPMNAEARSMADRPEYASLPCVKNRRAFVVDEALFSRPGPGSVDAVEELARILAGKPAMQAREARP from the coding sequence GTGGCCCTTTACGGCGCATACAACGAAATACTCGCCGGCATGGGCCTGACCAATCGCATCGTGGCCCGCACCGAAGCCGACGACAAGCCGGCCGCCATCGCCGCCCTGCCCGTCATCGGCACCCACATGCGCCCCAACCTGGAGCGCGTGATGGCGGTCAAGCCCGACCTCGTGCTGCAAACCGCCGGGCGCGGCGAAGCCGAACAGGCCGCCGCCAACCTGGCCAAACTGGGCGTGCCGGTGGCCGTTTTCTCCATCCACGATTTCGACTCGCTCTTTGCCGCGATAGACCGCATCGGTGTGCTGACCGGCGCGCAAAAACAGGCGGCAGAGCTTGACGCAAGCCTTAAAAAACGCCTCGCCGTTGTGGCTGCGAACGCTTTCGAGGGAAAGAAGCCCAAGGTCTTTTTCGAAGTCCGTTCCGGCAACCTGCTGGCCGCCGGCAAAGGCTCCATGGTCGATGCCGTGATCCGCGCCGCCGGCGGGGAAAACGCCGTGAGCCTGGACAAAAAGCTCGTGCGCCTGACCGACGAGGAACTCTTGCGCCTGGCTCCGGACGTGTGCCTGACCCAGCGCGGCCCCATGAACGCCGAAGCGCGGTCCATGGCCGACCGGCCGGAGTACGCCTCCCTGCCCTGCGTCAAAAACCGCCGGGCCTTCGTCGTCGACGAGGCGCTTTTCTCCCGCCCCGGACCGGGAAGCGTGGACGCCGTGGAGGAACTTGCCCGGATACTGGCCGGAAAGCCGGCAATGCAGGCCCGGGAGGCGCGTCCGTGA
- a CDS encoding FecCD family ABC transporter permease: MPRNRLQGAGPRALLPALAGLAALATACLAGAYPAGPGQVAAVLGRAMGLPVTAPADPALTAVVLDLRLWRGVLAYGVGAALAVAGGVFQGVLRNPLADPFTLGVSGGAAFGAALSLTLGLAAASGSVIATPLCALAGGGAALAFVLALARACGGLRRETVVLAGIIAATFLSALLSLTKALNEESVAGIVFWIMGGFQGRGKAELALFLPCFLAGALLIRLYIRECDILLLGETQARQLGVAAGRARLALLTGASLLTAGAVAVSGVIGFVGLIAPHACRRLFSAEHGTLLPQSALCGGALLVFADVLARTILPGGAELPVGVVTALLGGPFFCFLLVTGREGGRA; this comes from the coding sequence ATGCCCCGAAACCGCTTACAAGGCGCGGGACCGCGTGCCCTGCTCCCGGCTCTGGCCGGGCTGGCCGCCCTGGCGACGGCCTGCCTGGCCGGGGCCTATCCGGCCGGTCCGGGCCAGGTGGCCGCTGTCCTCGGCCGGGCCATGGGACTGCCCGTGACCGCGCCGGCCGATCCGGCGCTCACGGCCGTGGTGCTCGACCTGCGCTTATGGCGGGGCGTGCTGGCCTACGGCGTGGGCGCGGCCCTGGCCGTGGCCGGTGGGGTGTTCCAGGGAGTGCTGCGAAATCCCCTGGCCGATCCCTTCACCCTTGGCGTCTCTGGCGGCGCGGCCTTCGGCGCGGCCCTGTCCCTGACGCTCGGGCTTGCCGCCGCCTCGGGAAGCGTCATCGCCACCCCGCTTTGCGCCCTGGCCGGAGGAGGCGCGGCCCTGGCCTTCGTGCTGGCCCTGGCCCGGGCCTGCGGCGGGTTGCGCCGGGAGACGGTGGTTTTGGCCGGCATCATCGCCGCCACCTTTCTTTCGGCCCTGCTCTCGCTCACCAAGGCGCTCAACGAGGAATCCGTGGCCGGCATCGTCTTTTGGATCATGGGCGGCTTCCAGGGACGGGGCAAAGCCGAGCTGGCGCTTTTCCTGCCCTGTTTTCTGGCTGGCGCGCTCCTCATTCGCCTCTATATCCGCGAGTGCGACATCCTGCTTCTGGGCGAAACCCAGGCGCGGCAATTGGGCGTCGCCGCCGGGCGGGCGCGGCTGGCACTGCTCACCGGAGCGAGTCTTCTCACTGCCGGGGCCGTGGCCGTTTCCGGGGTCATCGGCTTTGTCGGGCTCATCGCCCCCCATGCCTGCCGGCGGCTCTTTTCCGCCGAGCACGGCACGCTGCTGCCGCAAAGCGCGCTGTGCGGCGGGGCGCTGCTGGTTTTCGCCGACGTGCTGGCCCGCACCATCCTGCCCGGCGGCGCGGAGCTGCCCGTGGGCGTGGTGACGGCGCTGCTCGGCGGCCCGTTTTTCTGTTTCCTGCTCGTCACGGGCCGCGAAGGCGGCCGGGCGTGA
- a CDS encoding ABC transporter ATP-binding protein: MIRIEGLRAGYGGRDVLAGIDLRIAPGDMVGLLGPNGAGKTTLLLAATGVLPPSAGRVSLAGRDIASLSARERAKLVAVVPQRAESAGGLTVRTVVRMGRYPYLPFLGGYGEGDAAATKAAMTAVGVAHLADRRMNELSGGEFQRALTARALAQDARAMILDEASASLDMARKMELYGLLAARNAAGTTIVAALHDINLAALFCRRLIFIKNGRIEADGPVAAVFTSQTLSRIYETEILVIAHPKSGLPQALAVPAAPAAGAARNAPGGPGGSGGSGHHG; encoded by the coding sequence GTGATCCGTATCGAGGGACTTCGGGCCGGGTACGGCGGCCGCGACGTGCTGGCCGGCATCGACCTGCGCATCGCCCCGGGGGATATGGTGGGGCTTTTAGGCCCCAACGGCGCGGGCAAGACCACGCTGCTTCTGGCCGCGACCGGCGTACTGCCCCCGAGCGCCGGACGCGTTTCCCTGGCCGGGCGCGACATTGCGAGCCTCTCCGCCCGGGAACGGGCAAAACTCGTGGCCGTGGTACCCCAGCGGGCCGAAAGCGCGGGAGGACTCACCGTGCGAACGGTGGTGCGCATGGGCCGCTATCCCTACCTGCCCTTTCTCGGCGGCTACGGCGAAGGCGATGCCGCCGCGACCAAGGCGGCCATGACGGCGGTGGGCGTGGCCCATTTGGCCGACCGCCGCATGAACGAGCTTTCCGGCGGCGAGTTCCAGCGGGCGCTGACGGCCCGGGCCCTGGCCCAGGACGCGCGCGCCATGATCCTGGACGAAGCCTCGGCCAGCCTGGATATGGCCCGGAAAATGGAACTCTACGGGCTCCTTGCCGCCCGCAACGCCGCCGGCACGACCATCGTGGCGGCGCTGCACGACATCAACCTGGCGGCGCTTTTCTGCCGTCGCCTGATATTTATCAAAAACGGCCGCATCGAGGCTGACGGCCCTGTGGCCGCCGTCTTTACCAGCCAAACATTGTCGAGGATCTATGAAACCGAAATCCTGGTTATCGCCCATCCCAAAAGCGGCCTGCCCCAGGCTCTGGCCGTGCCTGCCGCTCCTGCTGCTGGCGCTGCTCGCAACGCCCCAGGCGGCCCCGGCGGCTCCGGCGGGAGCGGGCATCACGGATGA